In Egicoccus sp. AB-alg6-2, a genomic segment contains:
- a CDS encoding ABC transporter ATP-binding protein, giving the protein MSVLSARNVSIRFGGLQALQDVSFEVNEHEIVGLIGPNGAGKTTFFNCVTGFYAPTEGDVYVRGERVTDLRPDQRTVRGVGRTFQHVGLVRSFSVLENLLVAQHRNVGYRVAGGLLGLPRARAEERLLRRRALTLLDELGLRHLADEPLGGLSYGMLKQVEVAAVLATDPDVLMLDEPLAGLGPEEADAFAERLLAMRRDLGLTLVVIEHHVPFMLRICDYVYVLNFGQLLAQGRPDEIRSNRDVAEAYLGKGAVALA; this is encoded by the coding sequence ATGTCCGTCCTTAGTGCGCGCAACGTCTCCATCCGTTTCGGGGGCCTGCAGGCCCTGCAGGACGTCAGCTTCGAGGTCAACGAGCACGAGATCGTCGGACTGATCGGACCGAACGGCGCCGGCAAGACGACCTTCTTCAACTGCGTCACCGGCTTCTACGCCCCGACCGAGGGCGACGTCTACGTCCGCGGCGAGCGGGTCACCGACCTGCGCCCGGACCAGCGCACCGTTCGGGGCGTCGGCCGGACCTTCCAGCACGTCGGACTGGTGCGGTCGTTCTCCGTGCTCGAGAACCTGCTGGTCGCCCAGCACCGTAACGTCGGGTACCGGGTCGCCGGCGGACTGCTCGGTCTGCCCCGAGCCCGTGCCGAGGAGCGGCTGCTGCGCCGACGCGCCCTGACGCTGCTCGACGAGCTCGGCCTCCGCCATCTCGCCGACGAACCGTTGGGCGGGTTGTCCTACGGCATGCTCAAGCAGGTCGAGGTGGCCGCCGTCCTGGCCACCGATCCCGACGTGCTGATGCTCGACGAACCCCTGGCCGGCCTCGGGCCCGAGGAAGCGGACGCCTTCGCCGAGCGTCTGCTCGCCATGCGTCGTGATCTCGGGCTGACCCTCGTGGTCATCGAGCACCACGTGCCGTTCATGCTGCGCATCTGTGACTACGTCTACGTCCTCAACTTCGGGCAGCTGCTGGCACAGGGACGACCCGACGAGATCCGCAGCAACCGCGACGTCGCCGAGGCCTACCTCGGCAAGGGCGCGGTGGCGCTGGCATGA
- a CDS encoding DNA-3-methyladenine glycosylase, which yields MTPGLRQAGRLAPFARERLADSAPEAAVALLGAVVRRREADGTWSAVRVVETEAYREDDPASHSAAGRTARTAPMFEQPGTAYVYRSYGMHWCLNVTAEPVGVGAAALVRAAVVLAGHERLRARRPAARTDRDLLRGPGRLCQALAISAPDHDGIDLLSPAAEVQLLDDGFRPRAVVAGPRVGVRLAADVPWRFAVAEAAEVSAYRRHPRAPLPG from the coding sequence GTGACCCCGGGCCTGCGCCAGGCGGGCCGACTCGCACCGTTCGCGCGCGAGCGGCTCGCCGACTCCGCACCCGAGGCCGCCGTGGCGCTGCTCGGTGCGGTGGTTCGCCGGCGGGAGGCCGACGGCACGTGGAGTGCCGTGCGCGTGGTCGAGACCGAGGCCTACCGCGAGGACGACCCCGCCAGCCACAGCGCGGCGGGGCGCACCGCCAGGACCGCCCCGATGTTCGAGCAGCCAGGTACCGCCTACGTCTACCGCTCTTACGGGATGCACTGGTGCCTCAACGTCACCGCCGAACCGGTCGGCGTCGGAGCGGCGGCCCTGGTCCGCGCCGCGGTCGTGCTCGCCGGCCACGAGCGCCTGCGCGCCCGACGGCCGGCCGCGCGCACCGACCGCGACCTGCTGCGCGGGCCCGGCCGGCTGTGCCAGGCGCTGGCCATCTCCGCACCCGACCACGACGGCATCGACCTGCTGTCGCCGGCGGCCGAGGTCCAACTGCTCGACGACGGGTTCCGGCCCCGGGCGGTGGTCGCCGGGCCCCGCGTCGGCGTGCGACTCGCCGCCGACGTCCCGTGGCGCTTCGCCGTTGCCGAGGCCGCGGAGGTCAGCGCGTACCGCCGACACCCCCGCGCACCCCTCCCGGGGTGA
- a CDS encoding branched-chain amino acid ABC transporter permease produces the protein MRTSTPPPPLEAEISVDEVEVAPRRSWSDRLGDGLARHHVGVTWSVGVLVAAGAMAAAGMNVGATIVNGLGSGAVYALVALGIALVYRATRVLNFAQGELGTMPAFVVVLILLGGDLEAFVDPSQVSFGRLLALTGVAVVVGAALAVAVNLFVIQKLADRSPVTSLVATAGVALLLIGVQVVVFDLQSRTFPQFFSGSVRVLGLRFPAHTLVVACVLAAASVVLIALFRTQLGVALLASAQDPFAAELHGVSARAMSSLAWGIAGGLAALGGVLGAGVFEGITPGLMTSTFLIPAFTAAVLGGIASPAGAVVGGLLLGQVAATANTLTVGLGISVPNAPTLAAFAVLLLVLVFRPLGLLGKEA, from the coding sequence ATGCGGACCTCGACGCCTCCGCCACCCCTCGAGGCCGAGATCTCGGTCGACGAGGTCGAGGTCGCGCCGCGTCGTTCCTGGTCGGACCGTCTCGGCGACGGGCTCGCCCGCCACCACGTCGGCGTGACGTGGAGCGTGGGGGTGCTCGTCGCCGCCGGGGCCATGGCGGCCGCAGGGATGAACGTCGGGGCCACGATCGTCAACGGGCTCGGCTCGGGAGCCGTCTACGCCCTCGTCGCCCTCGGCATCGCCCTCGTCTACCGCGCCACCCGGGTGCTCAACTTCGCGCAGGGCGAGCTCGGGACCATGCCCGCGTTCGTGGTCGTGCTCATCCTGCTCGGCGGGGACCTCGAGGCGTTCGTGGATCCGAGCCAGGTCTCGTTCGGGCGCCTCTTGGCGCTCACCGGGGTCGCCGTCGTCGTGGGCGCCGCGCTGGCCGTGGCGGTCAACCTGTTCGTGATCCAGAAGCTGGCCGATCGCAGCCCCGTGACGAGCCTGGTGGCGACCGCCGGGGTCGCCCTGCTGCTCATCGGGGTGCAGGTGGTCGTCTTCGACCTGCAGTCGCGCACCTTCCCGCAGTTCTTCAGTGGCAGCGTGCGGGTACTCGGCCTGCGGTTCCCGGCGCACACCCTGGTCGTCGCCTGCGTCCTGGCGGCCGCGTCGGTGGTGCTGATCGCGCTGTTCCGCACGCAGTTGGGGGTTGCCCTGCTGGCCAGTGCGCAGGACCCCTTCGCGGCCGAACTCCACGGGGTCTCGGCCCGCGCCATGTCCTCGTTGGCCTGGGGGATCGCCGGGGGTCTCGCCGCCCTCGGTGGGGTGCTCGGCGCCGGCGTCTTCGAGGGCATCACCCCCGGGCTGATGACCAGCACGTTCCTGATCCCGGCCTTCACGGCGGCCGTGCTCGGCGGTATCGCGTCCCCGGCCGGCGCCGTCGTGGGCGGGCTGCTGCTCGGCCAGGTCGCCGCGACCGCGAACACGCTCACCGTCGGGCTCGGCATCTCCGTGCCGAACGCACCCACGTTGGCGGCCTTCGCCGTGCTGCTGCTGGTGCTCGTCTTCCGTCCGCTGGGCCTGCTCGGCAAGGAGGCCTGA
- a CDS encoding argininosuccinate synthase, with amino-acid sequence MSKPSVEQPANAGTRPRIVLAYSGGLDTSVAIQWMQEHKNVDVVACAIDVGQGVDDLEEIRQRALDCGAVESVVVDARDEYATDFIRPALKANAMYMGKYPLVSALSRPLIVKHLVRVARETGAAGVAHGCTGKGNDQVRFEVGTMCLAPDLDTIAPIREWGLSRDAAIDYANERGIPIPVKSKASPYSIDENAWGRTAECGILEDPWEAPPEDVFERTVSVKDAPDTPEEVVIGFQAGVPVSLDGKELPLAELVAEIDTRAGAHGVGRIDMIEDRLVGIKSREIYECPGAITLLTAHRDLEDLCLEQELAEHKRAEEGRYAQLIYNGLWWGPLKKALDAFMDEANHYVNGEVRVELFKGHATVVGRRSEDSGLYDYEMATYDAQDQFDQSLAEGFVKLWGLPLKTWAARVKGLGEKF; translated from the coding sequence ATGTCCAAGCCCAGCGTCGAGCAGCCGGCGAACGCCGGAACTCGCCCTCGTATCGTCCTCGCCTATTCCGGCGGCCTCGACACCTCCGTCGCCATCCAGTGGATGCAGGAGCACAAGAACGTCGACGTCGTCGCGTGCGCCATCGACGTCGGTCAGGGTGTCGACGACCTCGAGGAGATCCGCCAGCGGGCGCTCGACTGCGGTGCGGTCGAGTCGGTGGTCGTCGACGCGCGCGACGAGTACGCCACCGACTTCATCCGCCCGGCCCTCAAGGCCAACGCGATGTACATGGGCAAGTACCCGCTGGTGTCGGCCCTGTCCCGACCGCTGATCGTCAAGCACCTCGTCCGGGTCGCGCGCGAGACCGGCGCGGCCGGCGTTGCGCACGGCTGCACCGGCAAGGGCAACGACCAGGTCCGCTTCGAGGTCGGCACGATGTGCCTCGCACCGGACCTCGACACCATCGCCCCGATCCGGGAGTGGGGCCTGTCGCGCGACGCCGCCATCGACTACGCCAACGAGCGCGGCATCCCGATCCCGGTCAAGTCCAAGGCGTCGCCGTACTCGATCGACGAGAACGCCTGGGGCCGCACCGCCGAGTGCGGGATCCTCGAGGACCCGTGGGAGGCGCCGCCGGAGGACGTCTTCGAGCGCACGGTCAGCGTCAAGGATGCCCCCGACACGCCCGAGGAGGTCGTCATCGGATTCCAGGCAGGCGTCCCCGTCAGCCTGGACGGCAAAGAGCTCCCTCTGGCGGAACTCGTCGCGGAGATCGACACCCGCGCCGGTGCCCACGGCGTCGGGCGCATCGACATGATCGAGGACCGCCTGGTCGGCATCAAGAGCCGCGAGATCTACGAGTGCCCGGGTGCGATCACCCTCCTGACGGCCCACCGCGACCTCGAGGACCTGTGCCTCGAGCAGGAGCTCGCCGAGCACAAGCGCGCCGAGGAGGGCCGCTATGCCCAGCTGATCTACAACGGGCTGTGGTGGGGGCCGCTGAAGAAGGCGCTGGACGCCTTCATGGACGAGGCCAACCACTACGTCAACGGCGAGGTGCGCGTCGAGCTGTTCAAGGGCCACGCGACGGTCGTCGGCCGCCGCAGCGAGGACTCCGGCCTGTACGACTACGAGATGGCGACCTACGACGCGCAGGACCAGTTCGACCAGTCGCTGGCCGAGGGCTTCGTCAAGCTGTGGGGCCTGCCCTTGAAGACCTGGGCGGCACGGGTCAAGGGCCTCGGCGAGAAGTTCTGA
- a CDS encoding ABC transporter ATP-binding protein has protein sequence MSLLEEADETTDALPAVPAGASDDDALLEVRSVRSGYGNLPVLHGVDLAIRRGQTAVLLGLNGAGKTTTAQNICGSLRTWSGTIAFDGQDTTHWSTKRCVDAGIVMVPEGRRVFPELNVAKNLQVGAWSQRRDRAWVDEQLEQVLDYFPRLRERLGQLAGTLSGGEQQMLAIARGLMARPRLLIIDEASMGLAPVIVKDVFDIVRRINADGVTVLLIEQNVGALEVADVGLVMERGRVVRALTGDELRDRTAVSEALMG, from the coding sequence ATGTCGCTGCTCGAGGAGGCCGACGAGACCACGGACGCGCTGCCGGCGGTCCCGGCCGGCGCTTCCGACGACGACGCCCTGCTGGAGGTGCGCAGCGTCCGCTCCGGCTACGGCAACCTGCCGGTGTTGCACGGGGTCGACCTCGCGATCCGGCGCGGCCAGACCGCCGTTCTGCTCGGACTCAACGGTGCGGGCAAGACCACGACGGCGCAGAACATCTGCGGCTCGCTTCGGACCTGGTCGGGGACCATCGCCTTCGACGGGCAGGACACCACCCACTGGAGCACGAAGCGGTGCGTGGATGCCGGCATCGTGATGGTGCCCGAGGGCCGGCGCGTGTTCCCCGAGCTGAACGTGGCCAAGAACCTGCAGGTCGGCGCGTGGTCGCAACGGCGCGACCGTGCCTGGGTCGACGAGCAGCTCGAACAGGTCCTGGACTACTTCCCACGGCTGCGGGAGCGCCTGGGGCAGCTGGCCGGGACGCTGTCGGGCGGCGAGCAGCAGATGCTCGCCATAGCGCGCGGCCTGATGGCGCGGCCCCGGCTGTTGATCATCGACGAGGCCTCCATGGGTCTCGCGCCGGTCATCGTCAAGGACGTCTTCGACATCGTGCGACGCATCAACGCCGACGGGGTCACGGTCTTGCTGATCGAGCAGAACGTCGGCGCCCTCGAGGTGGCCGACGTCGGACTCGTCATGGAGCGCGGGCGCGTCGTGCGGGCCCTCACCGGCGACGAGCTGCGCGACCGCACCGCGGTCAGCGAAGCCCTGATGGGATGA
- a CDS encoding ABC transporter substrate-binding protein, with translation MRTTTMRGLAAPVALAMVLLACGQKPGVHVETGPLAQGGTPGAPGTVAGDDGMAFDDGLGEQPVEGDAVDLEVVEGEDVDVEGGGEVAAGDPGEGGATDGSGSAGDGGGTTGGGAEGGGGAAGGGSGGGGGGDGGGGGARQPQGSDRTGVTDAAITLAIHAPVTGAAPLPSTSFEKSRDLYWRWVTEGKGEKVLGRDKVEVIFADDRYDPNSAIQVCRNLAARAFLLMGGGGTDQIQACGRRMGQERVPYFSAGVTETGLEGNPWYFAASMTYKQQTELLAQYVKKNYPGKKVGAIVTQTPNFNDAVAGWEAAVKRHGLPYTTTHRHPKGDTTWYSTLSADLEKKGAEVVFILTSPLDYIRFAQTAEKDFQFVGVGVSKGLNDVLRSGCPHVGKGTFLSPFPALETAGKFDPEFQQAASKFGVAADDIAWAIWGASKLQHAAFKRYEQTFGNDLTREDFRALVESAGKLSTGVYPDVNYRPDNHFGGTGVHVLRADCGSRTYKDGGTFKSGF, from the coding sequence ATGCGAACCACCACGATGCGAGGACTGGCGGCGCCGGTCGCCCTGGCCATGGTGCTGCTGGCCTGCGGGCAGAAGCCCGGCGTCCACGTCGAGACCGGACCGCTGGCGCAGGGCGGCACCCCGGGTGCACCCGGCACCGTCGCCGGTGACGACGGCATGGCCTTCGACGACGGGCTCGGCGAGCAACCGGTCGAGGGCGACGCCGTCGATCTCGAGGTGGTCGAGGGCGAGGACGTCGACGTCGAGGGCGGCGGCGAGGTCGCCGCGGGCGACCCGGGCGAGGGCGGTGCCACCGACGGTTCCGGCTCCGCGGGCGACGGTGGCGGAACGACTGGCGGCGGCGCGGAGGGCGGCGGCGGTGCTGCCGGCGGCGGCAGCGGTGGCGGTGGCGGTGGCGACGGCGGCGGTGGCGGCGCCCGGCAGCCACAGGGCAGCGACCGCACCGGCGTGACGGATGCCGCGATCACCCTGGCCATCCATGCGCCCGTGACCGGAGCGGCCCCCCTGCCCTCCACGTCGTTCGAGAAGTCGCGCGACCTCTACTGGCGGTGGGTCACCGAGGGCAAGGGTGAGAAGGTCCTCGGACGCGACAAGGTCGAGGTGATCTTCGCCGACGACCGCTACGACCCGAACTCGGCGATCCAGGTCTGCCGCAACCTGGCGGCACGCGCGTTCCTGCTGATGGGAGGTGGCGGTACCGACCAGATCCAGGCCTGCGGTCGCCGGATGGGACAGGAACGGGTGCCGTACTTCTCCGCCGGGGTCACCGAGACCGGACTCGAGGGCAACCCGTGGTACTTCGCGGCCTCGATGACCTACAAGCAGCAGACCGAACTGCTGGCGCAGTACGTCAAGAAGAACTACCCGGGCAAGAAGGTCGGCGCCATCGTCACCCAGACGCCGAACTTCAACGACGCGGTCGCCGGCTGGGAAGCGGCGGTCAAGCGGCACGGACTGCCCTACACGACCACGCACCGCCACCCGAAGGGCGACACGACCTGGTACTCGACGCTGTCGGCGGATCTGGAGAAGAAGGGCGCCGAGGTGGTCTTCATCCTCACCAGCCCCCTCGACTACATCCGCTTCGCGCAGACGGCGGAGAAGGACTTTCAGTTCGTCGGCGTCGGGGTCAGCAAGGGGCTCAACGACGTCTTGCGTTCCGGCTGCCCGCACGTCGGGAAGGGGACGTTCCTCTCGCCCTTCCCGGCGCTCGAGACCGCCGGCAAGTTCGATCCGGAGTTCCAGCAGGCAGCCAGCAAGTTCGGGGTGGCCGCCGACGACATCGCCTGGGCCATCTGGGGCGCCAGCAAGCTCCAGCACGCGGCCTTCAAGCGCTACGAGCAGACCTTCGGAAACGATCTGACCCGTGAGGACTTCCGGGCGCTCGTCGAGTCGGCCGGCAAGCTGTCGACGGGGGTCTACCCGGACGTGAACTACCGACCGGACAACCACTTCGGTGGTACCGGCGTCCACGTCCTGCGGGCCGATTGCGGCTCGCGGACGTACAAGGACGGCGGCACCTTCAAGTCGGGATTCTGA
- the polX gene encoding DNA polymerase/3'-5' exonuclease PolX encodes MARTNDEVARALGELATLTEIDEGSPQAFRVRAYQNAQRAIETLTRDVADLSVSQLAELKGIGKSTAAKIREYVETGTMAKLEVLRAKHPVGKQELLKVPGLGPKTIGLLDELLGVRDLEGLRAAIDDGRIAALPGLGEKTAENLQRAIDQLGLSSKQTRVPLYVAVPLAERLVARLSRLPDVEQAAYAGSVRRFRETIGDLDVLVATTDPAAVTEAFLGFDDVAQTIGSGETKTSILTREGVQVDLRVVPPESFGAALLYFTGSKAHNIRLRQRALKRGLTLNEYALARLPDDADAEETAAAAGDEPAVPDTAQLEVVAQRTEADIYAALDLPWIAAEQREDAGEIEAAEADTAPTLVTREDIRGDLHDHTDWSGDGRASLEDMVAGAVERGHVYLGLTDHAEDLRINGISREGMLQQRRLVRELEQRRGDIRLFHGAELNIGVDGSLDYDADFLAGYDWLVASVHSHFSRPVAEQTARVVAAIRHPSVTAIGHLHGRMIGKRPGIELDLEQALDAAAETGTAIEINCNLRRLDASAEVIREGAARGVTFVISTDAHSVPELDNLRHGVANARRGGLDRQQVANSWPLERFSAWIDQVRGT; translated from the coding sequence GTGGCCAGGACCAACGACGAGGTGGCACGGGCGCTCGGCGAGCTCGCGACGCTCACCGAGATCGACGAGGGGAGCCCACAGGCGTTCCGCGTCCGCGCCTACCAGAACGCGCAGCGCGCGATCGAGACCCTCACCCGCGACGTCGCCGACCTGAGCGTGTCCCAGCTCGCCGAGTTGAAGGGCATCGGGAAGAGCACGGCGGCGAAGATCCGTGAGTACGTCGAGACCGGGACGATGGCCAAACTCGAGGTGTTGCGGGCAAAGCATCCCGTCGGCAAGCAGGAGTTGTTGAAGGTCCCGGGCCTGGGACCGAAGACGATCGGCCTGCTCGACGAACTGTTGGGCGTTCGCGACCTCGAAGGACTCCGGGCGGCCATCGACGACGGTCGCATCGCCGCGCTGCCAGGCCTCGGGGAGAAGACGGCCGAGAACCTCCAACGCGCGATCGACCAGCTCGGGTTGTCGTCGAAGCAGACCCGCGTCCCGCTGTATGTCGCGGTGCCGCTCGCCGAACGCCTCGTCGCCAGGCTGTCGCGTCTTCCGGACGTCGAGCAGGCGGCCTACGCGGGGTCGGTCCGCCGCTTCCGCGAGACCATCGGCGACCTCGACGTCCTGGTCGCGACGACCGACCCGGCGGCCGTCACCGAGGCGTTCCTGGGCTTCGACGACGTGGCGCAGACCATCGGTTCGGGCGAGACGAAGACCTCGATCCTGACGCGTGAAGGGGTCCAGGTCGACCTCCGGGTGGTGCCGCCCGAGAGCTTCGGAGCGGCGCTGCTGTACTTCACCGGCTCCAAGGCCCACAACATCCGGTTGCGCCAGCGGGCACTGAAGCGCGGCCTGACCCTCAACGAGTACGCGCTCGCGCGTCTGCCCGACGACGCGGATGCCGAGGAGACCGCCGCCGCCGCCGGGGACGAACCGGCCGTGCCGGACACCGCGCAACTCGAGGTCGTCGCGCAGCGCACCGAGGCCGACATCTACGCGGCGCTCGACCTGCCGTGGATCGCGGCCGAACAGCGCGAGGACGCGGGTGAGATCGAGGCCGCCGAGGCCGACACCGCTCCGACCCTGGTCACACGCGAGGACATCCGCGGCGACCTGCACGACCACACCGACTGGTCGGGCGACGGCCGCGCCTCGCTCGAGGACATGGTGGCGGGAGCCGTCGAGCGCGGGCACGTCTACCTCGGCCTCACCGACCACGCCGAGGACCTGCGCATCAACGGCATCTCGCGCGAAGGCATGCTGCAGCAGCGCCGGCTCGTGCGTGAGCTCGAGCAGCGGCGCGGCGACATCCGGCTGTTCCACGGCGCCGAGCTCAACATCGGCGTCGACGGCAGCCTCGACTACGACGCGGACTTCCTCGCCGGCTACGACTGGCTGGTCGCCAGCGTCCATTCGCACTTCAGCCGTCCCGTCGCCGAGCAGACCGCACGCGTGGTCGCCGCCATCCGGCACCCGTCGGTGACCGCCATCGGACACCTGCACGGGCGCATGATCGGCAAGCGACCCGGGATCGAGCTCGACCTCGAGCAGGCCCTGGACGCGGCCGCCGAAACGGGCACGGCGATCGAGATCAACTGCAACCTGCGGCGCCTGGACGCCTCGGCGGAGGTGATCCGCGAGGGCGCGGCGCGCGGGGTCACCTTCGTGATCTCGACCGACGCCCACAGCGTTCCCGAGCTCGACAACCTGCGGCACGGGGTGGCCAACGCGCGTCGCGGCGGGCTGGACCGCCAGCAGGTCGCCAACAGCTGGCCGCTGGAGCGCTTCAGCGCCTGGATCGACCAGGTTCGCGGCACGTGA
- the argH gene encoding argininosuccinate lyase, translating to MPDAPTPKAARLSSPHRHRGHDVSEARDAATDAGRLWGGRFTAGPDEAAWQLGVSTHVDRQLWRQDLDGSRAHARELHRIGVLDAEELQHMLAALDRCARQFAHDEFAFLPTDEDVHGAIERWLVDELGPLGGKLRAGRSRNDQIANDLRLWCRDACDELVALVGALQQALTDQAEAHLDWLAPGYTHLQRGQPVLLSHHLLAYVWMLDRDAGRLRDARDRLDASVLGSGALAGTTLGLDPAAYADHLGFSRVTENSMDAVASRDFALEVLSACAILAVHVSRLGEEIVLWATAEFGFVRVGDAFSTGSSIMPQKRNPDIAELVRGKAGRVIGDLVSLLTTVKGLPMTYDRDLQEDKEPVFDAVATLRLVLPAIAGTVASLTFDRDRLAAASVGGFALATDLAEELVRRGVPFREAHEVVGEVVRLAESKGVDLDGLDPGELAAAHPVLDRGVADLLDPRQAVDRRDSSLGTASSAVRDQLRRARAAASANVAADRRTS from the coding sequence ATGCCTGACGCACCGACCCCGAAGGCGGCCCGGCTATCGTCGCCGCACCGACACCGAGGGCACGACGTGAGCGAAGCACGCGACGCCGCGACCGACGCCGGCAGACTGTGGGGTGGGCGGTTCACGGCCGGCCCGGACGAGGCCGCCTGGCAGCTGGGGGTCTCCACCCACGTCGACCGGCAACTGTGGCGCCAGGACCTCGACGGCTCCCGCGCGCACGCCCGTGAACTGCACCGCATCGGGGTCCTCGACGCCGAGGAACTGCAACACATGCTGGCCGCCCTCGACCGGTGCGCCCGGCAGTTCGCGCACGACGAGTTCGCGTTCCTGCCCACCGACGAAGACGTCCACGGCGCCATCGAGCGCTGGCTGGTCGACGAGCTCGGTCCCCTCGGCGGGAAGCTGCGGGCCGGCCGCTCACGCAACGACCAGATCGCGAACGACCTGCGCCTGTGGTGCCGCGACGCCTGTGACGAACTGGTCGCCCTGGTCGGCGCGTTGCAGCAGGCGCTGACCGACCAGGCCGAGGCCCACCTCGACTGGTTGGCGCCGGGCTACACCCACCTGCAGCGTGGCCAGCCCGTGCTCCTGAGCCACCACCTGCTCGCCTACGTGTGGATGCTCGACCGTGACGCCGGGCGTCTACGTGACGCGCGTGATCGGCTGGACGCCTCGGTGCTGGGTTCGGGGGCCCTGGCGGGAACCACGCTCGGCCTCGACCCCGCCGCCTACGCCGACCACCTCGGCTTCTCGCGGGTGACCGAGAACTCGATGGACGCGGTGGCTTCCCGCGACTTCGCGCTCGAGGTGCTGTCGGCCTGCGCGATCCTGGCGGTCCACGTCTCGCGCCTCGGCGAGGAGATCGTGCTGTGGGCCACCGCGGAGTTCGGCTTCGTCCGGGTCGGTGACGCGTTCTCGACCGGGTCGTCGATCATGCCCCAGAAGCGCAACCCCGACATCGCCGAGCTCGTGCGCGGCAAGGCCGGCCGGGTCATCGGCGACCTCGTGTCGCTCCTGACGACGGTCAAGGGCCTGCCGATGACCTACGACCGGGACCTGCAGGAGGACAAGGAGCCGGTCTTCGATGCGGTGGCCACCCTCCGGCTGGTGCTCCCCGCGATCGCGGGCACCGTGGCGTCGCTGACCTTCGACCGCGACCGCCTGGCGGCCGCATCGGTCGGCGGGTTCGCCCTCGCCACCGACCTGGCCGAGGAACTCGTGCGTCGGGGGGTGCCGTTCCGCGAAGCCCACGAGGTGGTCGGCGAGGTGGTGCGGCTGGCCGAGTCGAAGGGCGTCGACCTCGACGGCCTCGACCCCGGTGAACTGGCCGCAGCACATCCGGTCCTCGACCGCGGCGTGGCGGACCTGCTCGATCCGCGCCAGGCCGTGGACCGGCGCGACAGCAGCCTGGGGACCGCGTCCAGCGCCGTCCGCGACCAGCTCCGCCGCGCCCGCGCGGCCGCGTCCGCCAACGTCGCTGCCGATCGGCGGACGTCATGA
- a CDS encoding branched-chain amino acid ABC transporter permease: MSATTVRPSAAPTGMGAVPGRVQEQAPWRPTAGGAVARLLVVTAILGTVAVLPLVVTPLTRNVVATIAVYGMVALSLNVLVGYTGQVSLGHSAFLGIGAFAAGFVLTELSMPWEVAAAAGVVLGATIALLLGVVALRVRGLYLALVTLALGLFAERVLFGIEPLTGGGAGQTADRPSWAAGDLAYAYVCYAGLALVWLLDWRLTASKAGRAIRALRDSERVAASWGIDVTRYKLLAFVISGAIAGLAGALFASITEIVSPLTFSFMLSLTFLMMVVVGGLGSRLGVVVGAALFTALPNVLDALGERYAAFPLDGSAAQVLGAALLLAVLVWFPGGIAGLLAPFVRWCTFKPFRSAAGSRVGGADTGGGDVRP, from the coding sequence ATGTCCGCCACCACCGTGCGACCCAGCGCCGCACCCACGGGCATGGGTGCGGTCCCCGGCAGGGTCCAGGAGCAGGCGCCCTGGCGCCCGACGGCGGGAGGGGCCGTCGCCCGCCTGCTCGTGGTCACCGCCATCCTCGGCACCGTTGCCGTGCTCCCGCTGGTGGTGACGCCGCTGACCCGCAACGTCGTGGCGACCATCGCGGTCTACGGCATGGTCGCCCTGAGCCTCAACGTCCTCGTCGGCTACACGGGCCAGGTGTCGCTGGGCCACTCCGCCTTCCTCGGCATCGGCGCGTTCGCGGCCGGGTTCGTGCTGACCGAACTCTCGATGCCCTGGGAGGTGGCCGCGGCTGCCGGGGTCGTACTCGGCGCCACGATCGCGCTGCTCCTGGGCGTGGTCGCGCTGCGCGTGCGCGGTCTCTACCTCGCCCTGGTCACGCTGGCGCTGGGGCTGTTCGCCGAGCGGGTGCTGTTCGGCATCGAGCCCCTGACCGGCGGTGGTGCGGGCCAGACGGCGGACCGGCCGTCCTGGGCGGCCGGCGACCTCGCCTACGCCTACGTCTGCTACGCCGGTCTGGCGCTGGTGTGGCTGCTCGACTGGCGGTTGACCGCCTCGAAGGCCGGCCGGGCGATCCGCGCCCTGCGCGACTCCGAGCGCGTCGCCGCCTCGTGGGGCATCGACGTCACGCGCTACAAGCTGCTGGCGTTCGTGATCTCGGGGGCGATCGCCGGCCTCGCCGGCGCGCTGTTCGCGTCGATCACCGAGATCGTCTCGCCCCTGACGTTCAGCTTCATGCTCTCACTGACGTTCCTGATGATGGTGGTGGTCGGCGGACTCGGCTCACGCCTCGGCGTCGTGGTCGGGGCGGCGCTGTTCACCGCCCTGCCGAACGTGCTCGACGCGCTGGGGGAGCGGTACGCCGCCTTCCCGCTGGACGGCTCCGCGGCACAGGTACTGGGCGCCGCGCTGCTGCTGGCCGTCCTCGTGTGGTTCCCCGGCGGCATCGCGGGCCTGCTGGCACCGTTCGTCCGCTGGTGCACGTTCAAGCCGTTCCGATCCGCCGCAGGCAGCCGTGTCGGCGGCGCGGACACCGGGGGTGGCGATGTCCGTCCTTAG